The Mercurialis annua linkage group LG2, ddMerAnnu1.2, whole genome shotgun sequence genome contains a region encoding:
- the LOC126670009 gene encoding armadillo repeat-containing protein LFR isoform X2, translated as MQKREQNKSGGSAGGATSASGKRGRPFGSSGNNLASSGFGGDTVAPSNLLGPSLQVHASFLDQNSKRIVLALQSGLKSELTWALNTLTMLSFKEKEDMRKDSLCKISGLLDAILQVIDDWRDIALSKEVSKKPRVRTLGANSVVTGFGNGQEALGSNNGQGLGLGSNISEAPGQKNVAATVKIRPSDWWFDESGLFNLDEEGRAEKQQCAVAASNIIRNFSFMPENEVIMAQHRHCLETVFQCIEDHITEDEELVTNALETIVNLAPLLDLRIFSSAKPSFIKITEKRAVQAIMGMLGSVIKAWHCAAAELIGRLIINPDNEPFLLPFVPQIHKRLVDLLSVQAIDAQAAAVGALYNLAEVNMDCRLKLASERWAVDRLLKVIKMPHPVPEICRKASMILESLVSEPQNRTLLLAYENAFAEILFSESRYSDTFARILYELTCRPNNKYTAARGVWGM; from the exons ATGCAGAAGAGAGAGCAAAACAAATCCGGTGGCTCAGCCGGTGGCGCCACCTCAGCGTCGGGCAAAAGAGGCCGGCCATTCGGAAGCTCAGGCAACAACTTAGCCTCCTCCGGCTTCGGCGGTGACACCGTGGCACCGTCCAATCTCCTTGGCCCATCACTCCAAGTTCACGCCTCCTTCCTCG atCAAAACAGTAAGAGAATAGTTTTAGCACTGCAAAGTGGACTAAAGAGCGAGTTAACATGGGCGTTAAACACTCTCACAATGCTGTCTttcaaagaaaaagaagataTGAGAAAAGATTCTCTGTGTAAAATCTCCGGCTTACTCGATGCTATTCTCCAAGTT ATAGATGATTGGCGCGATATAGCTTTGTCTAAAGAGGTCAGCAAAAAGCCTAGGGTTAGAACATTAGGTGCCAATTCCGTGGTTACGGGTTTTGGGAATGGACAGGAGGCGTTGGGTTCAAACAACGGTCAAGG ATTAGGGTTAGGTTCTAATATATCTGAAGCTCCAGGGCAGAAGAATGTTGCAGCAACTGTTAAAATTCGTCCTTCGGATTGGTGGTTTGATGAGAGTGGCCTGTTTAATTTAGATGAGGAGGGACGGGCTGAAAAGCAGCAGTGTGCTGTGGCTGCTTCAAATATCATACGTAACTTTTCTTTCATGCCGGAGAATGAAGTCATAATGGCCCAACATCGGCATTGCCTAGAAACAGTGTTTCAGTGTATAGAAGATCATATTACAG AGGACGAGGAGCTAGTTACTAATGCCCTTGAAACAATAGTAAATTTGGCTCCGCTTCTTGATCTTCGAATTTTCAGTTCAGCAAAACCATCCTTTATCAAAATAAC CGAGAAACGTGCAGTTCAAGCTATCATGGGAATGCTGGGCTCTGTAATTAAAGCCTGGCACTGTGCTGCTGCAGAATTAATAGGGCGATTGATAATAAATCCCGACAATGAACCATTTCTTCTCCCCTTCGTTCCGCAG ATACATAAGCGCTTGGTAGATCTTCTGAGCGTACAAGCAATAGATGCACAAGCAGCAGCTGTTGGTGCTCTCTACAACCTAGCAGAAGTTAATATGGATTGCAGATTGAAGCTAGCGAGTGAACGATG ggCAGTTGATCGGCTCCTGAAAGTGATCAAGATGCCGCATCCAGTACCAGAGATTTGCAGGAAAGCATCAATGATACTAGAGAGTCTGGTCTCCGAGCCACAGAACCGGACGTTGCTGCTTGCTTATGAGAATGCATTTGCAGAGATTCTCTTCTCGGAAAGCAGATATTCCGATACATTTGCGAGGATCTTGTATGAGCTAACGTGTAGACCTAACAACAAATATACAGCAGCTCGTGGGGTTTGGGGTATGTGA
- the LOC126670009 gene encoding armadillo repeat-containing protein LFR isoform X1 codes for MQKREQNKSGGSAGGATSASGKRGRPFGSSGNNLASSGFGGDTVAPSNLLGPSLQVHASFLDQNSKRIVLALQSGLKSELTWALNTLTMLSFKEKEDMRKDSLCKISGLLDAILQVIDDWRDIALSKEVSKKPRVRTLGANSVVTGFGNGQEALGSNNGQGRLGLGSNISEAPGQKNVAATVKIRPSDWWFDESGLFNLDEEGRAEKQQCAVAASNIIRNFSFMPENEVIMAQHRHCLETVFQCIEDHITEDEELVTNALETIVNLAPLLDLRIFSSAKPSFIKITEKRAVQAIMGMLGSVIKAWHCAAAELIGRLIINPDNEPFLLPFVPQIHKRLVDLLSVQAIDAQAAAVGALYNLAEVNMDCRLKLASERWAVDRLLKVIKMPHPVPEICRKASMILESLVSEPQNRTLLLAYENAFAEILFSESRYSDTFARILYELTCRPNNKYTAARGVWGM; via the exons ATGCAGAAGAGAGAGCAAAACAAATCCGGTGGCTCAGCCGGTGGCGCCACCTCAGCGTCGGGCAAAAGAGGCCGGCCATTCGGAAGCTCAGGCAACAACTTAGCCTCCTCCGGCTTCGGCGGTGACACCGTGGCACCGTCCAATCTCCTTGGCCCATCACTCCAAGTTCACGCCTCCTTCCTCG atCAAAACAGTAAGAGAATAGTTTTAGCACTGCAAAGTGGACTAAAGAGCGAGTTAACATGGGCGTTAAACACTCTCACAATGCTGTCTttcaaagaaaaagaagataTGAGAAAAGATTCTCTGTGTAAAATCTCCGGCTTACTCGATGCTATTCTCCAAGTT ATAGATGATTGGCGCGATATAGCTTTGTCTAAAGAGGTCAGCAAAAAGCCTAGGGTTAGAACATTAGGTGCCAATTCCGTGGTTACGGGTTTTGGGAATGGACAGGAGGCGTTGGGTTCAAACAACGGTCAAGG CAGATTAGGGTTAGGTTCTAATATATCTGAAGCTCCAGGGCAGAAGAATGTTGCAGCAACTGTTAAAATTCGTCCTTCGGATTGGTGGTTTGATGAGAGTGGCCTGTTTAATTTAGATGAGGAGGGACGGGCTGAAAAGCAGCAGTGTGCTGTGGCTGCTTCAAATATCATACGTAACTTTTCTTTCATGCCGGAGAATGAAGTCATAATGGCCCAACATCGGCATTGCCTAGAAACAGTGTTTCAGTGTATAGAAGATCATATTACAG AGGACGAGGAGCTAGTTACTAATGCCCTTGAAACAATAGTAAATTTGGCTCCGCTTCTTGATCTTCGAATTTTCAGTTCAGCAAAACCATCCTTTATCAAAATAAC CGAGAAACGTGCAGTTCAAGCTATCATGGGAATGCTGGGCTCTGTAATTAAAGCCTGGCACTGTGCTGCTGCAGAATTAATAGGGCGATTGATAATAAATCCCGACAATGAACCATTTCTTCTCCCCTTCGTTCCGCAG ATACATAAGCGCTTGGTAGATCTTCTGAGCGTACAAGCAATAGATGCACAAGCAGCAGCTGTTGGTGCTCTCTACAACCTAGCAGAAGTTAATATGGATTGCAGATTGAAGCTAGCGAGTGAACGATG ggCAGTTGATCGGCTCCTGAAAGTGATCAAGATGCCGCATCCAGTACCAGAGATTTGCAGGAAAGCATCAATGATACTAGAGAGTCTGGTCTCCGAGCCACAGAACCGGACGTTGCTGCTTGCTTATGAGAATGCATTTGCAGAGATTCTCTTCTCGGAAAGCAGATATTCCGATACATTTGCGAGGATCTTGTATGAGCTAACGTGTAGACCTAACAACAAATATACAGCAGCTCGTGGGGTTTGGGGTATGTGA